A DNA window from Hordeum vulgare subsp. vulgare chromosome 1H, MorexV3_pseudomolecules_assembly, whole genome shotgun sequence contains the following coding sequences:
- the LOC123430498 gene encoding ketohexokinase-like yields the protein MSPLRYLSSPYPPLPSAAPRRRGSLHSSAPPPRNRLSAPPGARAAAVHALAANRVVLGCGLVTLDYLATVDAYPRPDDKIRSGELQISGGGNAGNALTGAARLGLNTRLISKVANDKIGGTVLSELEEAGIDVSHVIISDGGNTTFVYVIIDKKTKTRTCIITSGYPPMVPGDISMSNLSAPLQDVNLLYLDGYSHEMALSVGKQADLMKIPILVDAEPERTKTELESLLGLASYIVCSGKFPEKWTSISCIPSALLEILVQYPRARFVIATLGENGCMMLERGTGYSGIDTVDVNSVAESLRPQVHKDESLPTCVSSKFMRLSGRGHETIYGRLLTGTAEKIPAPELVDTTGCGDAFIGAVLYGLCTDMAPEKMLPFACQVAGIKCRAIGARTGLPWQSDARLSKYLREAP from the exons ATGTCGCCGCTCCGCTACTTGTCGTCGCCgtaccctcccctcccctctgccgCGCCCCGCCGCCGTGGATCCCTCCACTCCTCCGCGCCTCCTCCTCGAAATAGGCTTTCCGCGCCTCCCGGTGCCCGCGCCGCCGCTGTCCATGCCCTCGCCGCGAACCGCGTCGTG CTGGGGTGCGGGCTGGTGACGCTGGACTACCTCGCCACGGTGGACGCGTACCCGCGGCCCGACGACAAGATCCGCAGCGGGGAGCTGCAG ATATCGGGAGGCGGGAACGCCGGGAACGCATTGACAGGCGCTGCTCGTCTGGGCCTCAACACCAGGCTCATCTCCAAG GTCGCCAACGATAAAATAGGAGGAACTGTTCTTTCGGAACTTGAGGAAGCTGGGATTGACGTGTCACATGTTATT ATCTCTGATGGTGGAAACACAACATTTGTTTATGTCATTATTGATAAGAAAAC GAAAACCCGAACGTGTATAATCACGTCAGGCTACCCTCCAATGGTTCCTGGTGACATATCAATGTCAAATTTGTCAGCTCCACTACAAGATGTAAACTTGCTATACCTAGACGGATATTCACATGAAATGGCACTATCTGTTGGTAAGCAG GCTGATCTGATGAAGATTCCAATCTTGGTTGATGCGGAACCAGAAAGAACAAAGACAGAATTGGAAAGTTTGCTCGGCCTAGCAAGTTACATTGTCTGTTCGGGAAAATTCCCAGAG AAATGGACATCGATCTCATGCATTCCCTCTGCACTACTAGAGATCCTTGTACAATATCCCCGTGCGAGATTTGTAATCGCAACCCTTGGAGAAAACGGTTGCATGATGCTTGAGAGAGGCACAG GTTATTCTGGAATAGACACAGTAGATGTAAACAGTGTTGCTGAGTCCCTGAGGCCTCAAGTGCATAAAGATGAGAGTCTGCCAACTTGTGTGTCATCCAAG TTCATGAGACTCTCTGGAAGAGGGCATGAGACTATATACGGAAGATTGCTCACAGGAACAGCAGAAAAAATCCCCGCTCCGGAGCTTGTTGACACCACCGGTTGTGGCGATGCGTTTATAGGAGCAGTGCTTTACG GGCTGTGCACAGATATGGCTCCGGAAAAGATGCTGCCTTTTGCCTGTCAAGTG GCAGGTATCAAATGCAGAGCGATCGGCGCGCGCACCGGCCTGCCGTGGCAATCTGATGCCCGCTTGTCCAAGTACTTGCGTGAGGCACCCTGA
- the LOC123430480 gene encoding uncharacterized protein LOC123430480 — translation MGSAGNVVEISSDEEDVPMPRKPAADWLGKLLNDDEPDEDDLFDLVVMGEFSPPQKKGNPGGGDEDDDDDCVVLDGDPDKVITIGEDKGSAGDSSSDELQIVGEKGPVACRDFPHSRHLCSNLPFNATSHVKHCSMCHCFVCDAPAPCNYWGKGIQLNDHCHATDKESKWKQLRQAFKSNNLPASRPEQCQNAIYPTMASSINKDIQCQVSSFPNKSSLLHVMSQNQQRHTSVRVSLNVGRTISTPRASLATKLGRSTNNVHTAQNIHSRGNFKRAGTASPAHTIRNANQFGSTASVSIPSLMNNALPHVSQPVQAIPATNTPHVSQQVQPIQRTNLSSRTVKKNAPHRSLSAPIASQGQQGQPAPSCQVTSNGLHGVGPQLSRCTSLMDQRRQFLPEPVIDVSTQSWQDILASVASDLGVLDDSAYNTSTSQSHQPVRTSSQLLDAGTNQGEEGLHAESVASSINLMTSNGHGLPIHTTGGGTQTNAPNQTLHPMDYGSSLDPDEAHLDGFLSPPADELLLEAAHQRDSSGLDSTGLIFDFELDEWT, via the exons ATGGGGTCGGCCGGGAATGTTGTGGAGATCAGCTCCGACGAGGAGGACGTTCCCATGCCCAGGAAGCCGGCTGCCGACTGGCTTGGGAAGCTTTTGAACGATGATGAGCCAGATGAGGACGACTTATTTGATCTCGTGGTGATGGGTGAGTTCTCCCCGCCACAAAAGAAGGGCAACCCCGGTGGcggtgatgaggatgatgatgatgattgtgtgGTTCTAGACGGTGACCCTGATAAGGTGATTACCATCGGGGAGGACAAGGGGAGTGCGGGAGATAGCAGCTCGGACGAATTGCAGATAGTTGGGGAGAAAGGACCG GTAGCGTGCAGGGACTTCCCTCATTCGCGCCATCTATGTTCTAACTTGCCCTTCAACGCTACTTCTCATGTGAAGCATTGTAGCATG TGCCACTGTTTTGTATGCGATGCTCCAGCTCCATGTAATTATTGGGGTAAAGGTATCCAGCTTAACGATCATTGTCATGCTACGGATAAGGAATCAAAGTGGAAACAGCTGCGGCAAGCATTCAAGTCCAATAATCTTCCGGCATCTCGTCCAGAACAATGCCAGAATGCCATctacccaacaatggcatcatccaTTAATAAGGATATACAGTGTCAAGTCTCATCTTTTCCAAACAAAAGTTCACTTCTGCATGTCATGAGCCAAAACCAACAAAGGCACACTTCAGTTAGAGTCTCACTGAATGTAGGACGAACTATTAGTACACCAAGAGCATCCCTTGCGACAAAACTGGGGAGAAGTACAAACAATGTCCACACTGCTCAAAACATCCATTCACGTGGAAACTTCAAAAGAGCAGGGACAGCTTCTCCAGCTCACACAATCCGAAATGCTAATCAATTTGGTTCTACTGCTTCAGTCAGTATTCCGTCCCTTATGAACAATGCATTGCCACATGTATCACAGCCAGTTCAAGCTATACCAGCAACTAATACTCCGCATGTGTCTCAGCAAGTTCAGCCTATACAAAGAACCAATCTTTCCAGTCGTACTGTTAAGAAAAATGCCCCTCACAGATCTCTCAGTGCGCCAATAGCATCGCAGGGGCAACAAGGTCAGCCGGCACCATCTTGTCAGGTCACCTCAAATGGACTGCATGGCGTAGGACCTCAACTTTCCCGGTGCACCTCGCTTATGGATCAGAGAAGACAATTCCTGCCAGAACCAGTAATCGATGTTTCCACACAAAGCTGGCAAGACATACTTGCTAGTGTGGCATCTGATCTGGGAGTATTAGATGATTCTGCTTACAATACCAGTACATCACAGTCCCATCAGCCTGTGAGGACTTCCTCCCAACTTCTAGATGCCGGTACGAACCAAGGGGAGGAGGGTCTTCACGCGGAGTCTGTTGCGTCATCCATAAACCTGATGACTTCTAATGGGCATGGCTTGCCCATTCATACAACAGGTGGTGGTACCCAGACAAATGCTCCTAACCAAACTTTGCATCCTATGGATTATGGTAGCAGTCTTGATCCAGATGAAGCTCACCTTGATGGTTTTTTGAGCCCCCCTGCAGATGAATTATTGTTAGAAGCTGCTCATCAAAGGGACTCTTCCGGATTGGATTCTACAGGCCTTATATTTGACTTTGAGCTCGACGAATGGACATAA